The following coding sequences are from one Kogia breviceps isolate mKogBre1 chromosome X, mKogBre1 haplotype 1, whole genome shotgun sequence window:
- the TMLHE gene encoding LOW QUALITY PROTEIN: trimethyllysine dioxygenase, mitochondrial (The sequence of the model RefSeq protein was modified relative to this genomic sequence to represent the inferred CDS: inserted 1 base in 1 codon; deleted 1 base in 1 codon) encodes MRFDYVWLRDHCRSASCYNSKTHQRSLDTATVDLCIQPKTIRLDETTFFFTWPDGHVTRYDLDWLVKNSYEGQKQKVIQPRILWNAEIYQQAQVPSVHFQSFLETREGLKNFLQNFLLYGIAFVENVPPNQEHTEKLAERISLIRETIYGRMWYFTSDFSRGDTAYTKLALDRHTDTTYFQEPCGYNNYDRAVINTVPYDVVHRWYTAHRTLXELRKPENEFWVKLKPGRVGPKLERCQVLFIDNWCVLHGRESFTGYRQLCGCSLTRDDVLNTAHLLGLQA; translated from the exons ATGCGCTTCGATTATGTCTGGCTTCGAGACCACTGCCGCTCAGCATCTTGCTACAACTCT AAGACTCACCAGCGCAGCCTAGACACTGCCACTGTGGATTTATGTATCCAGCCAAAGACCATTCGTCTGGATGAGACCACATTCTTTTTCACTT GGCCAGATGGTCATGTGACTAGATATGATTTGGATTGGCTGGTGAAAAACAGCTATGAAGGGCAGAAACAAAAGGTCATCCAGCCTAGAATCTTATGGAATGCTGAAATCTACCAGCAAGCCCAAGTTCCATCTGTACATTTCCAGAGCTTCTTAGAAACCAGGGAGGGACTGAAGAACTTTCTACAAAACTTTCTGCTCTATGGAATTGCTTTTGTAGAAAATGTCCCTCCTAATCAGGAACACACAGAGAAGTTGGCAGAAAGGATCAGCTTGATCAG AGAAACCATCTATGGGAGGATGTGGTATTTCACTTCAGACTTCTCCAGGGGTGACACTGCGTACACCAAGCTAGCTCTGGATCGGCACACTGACACTACCTATTTTCAAGAGCCCTGTGG GTACAACAACTATGACCGGGCTGTCATCAATACCGTACCTTATGATGTTGTCCATCGTTGGTATACAGCACACCGGACTC ACGAGTTGAGGAAACCTGAGAATGAGTTTTGGGTCAAACTAAAGCCTGGCAGGGTGGGTCCCAAACTCGAAAGATGTCAA GTCCTATTTATAGACAACTGGTGCGTCCTACATGGCAGGGAATCCTTCACTGGCTACCGCCAACTCTGTGGCTGCTCTTTAACAAGGGATGATGTATTAAACACTGCTCATCTCTTGGGTCTTCAGGCTTAA